In Papio anubis isolate 15944 chromosome 17, Panubis1.0, whole genome shotgun sequence, the following are encoded in one genomic region:
- the LOC101024760 gene encoding cytochrome c oxidase assembly protein COX11, mitochondrial isoform X1 has translation MLVQGVMGGLWHPGWRGVAFCGWRWIHPGSPARAAERVEPFLRPAWSGTGGAERGLRWLGTWKHCSLPARHPALQPPRRPKSSDPFTRAHVEEWRRRNKTTLTYVAAVAVAMLGASYAAVPLYRLYCQTTGLGGSAVAGHASDQIENMVPVKDRILKISFNADVHASLQWNFRPQQTEIYVVPGETALAFYRAKNPTDKPVIGISTYNVVPFEAGQYFNKIQVWETERHRHCFNKGNPQHKDKDACLQELIPICSHRRTAIGLMRRPTFKGGSFGGIMIPGTRMQ, from the exons ATGTTAGTTCAGGGGGTTATGGGAGGGCTCTGGCATCCGGGATGGAGGGGCGTCGCTTTCTGTGGCTGGCGTTGGATCCACCCTGGGTCTCCAGCCAGGGCTGCAGAGAGGGTAGAGCCGTTTCTTAGGCCAGCGTGGAGTGGGACAGGAGGTGCCGAGAGAGGACTGAGGTGGCTTGGGACATGGAAGCACTGCAGCCTTCCAGCCCGGCATCCAGCACTGCAGCCGCCGCGGCGGCCCAAGAGCTCCGACCCTTTCACGCGCGCGCATGTGGAGGAATGGCGGCGGCGGAACAAAACGACCCTCACTTACGTGGCCGCTGTCGCCGTGGCCATGCTGGGGGCGTCCTACGCTGCCGTACCCCTTTATCGGCTCTATTGTCAG ACTACTGGACTTGGAGGATCAGCAGTTGCAGGTCATGCCTCAGACCAGATTGAAAACATGGTGCCTGTTAAGGATCGAATCCTTAAAATTAGCTTTAATGCAGATGTGCATGCAAGTCTCCAGTGGAACTTTAGACCTCAGCAAACAGAAATATAT GTGGTGCCAGGAGAGACTGCACTGGCGTTTTACAGAGCTAAGAATCCTACTGACAAACCAGTAATTGGAATTTCTACATACAATGTTGTTCCATTTGAAGCTGGACAGTATTTCAATAAAATACAG GTCTGGGAGACTGAGAGACATCGCCATTGTTTTAACAAGGGGAATCCCCAACATAAAGACAAGGATGCTTGTCTTCAGGAGTTGATCCCTATCTG CAGTCACAGAAGAACTGCTATTGGTTTGATGAGGAGACCAACTTTCAAAGGGGGCAGTTTTGGTGGGATCATGATCCCTGGAACCAGAATGCAGTGA
- the LOC101024760 gene encoding cytochrome c oxidase assembly protein COX11, mitochondrial isoform X2: protein MLVQGVMGGLWHPGWRGVAFCGWRWIHPGSPARAAERVEPFLRPAWSGTGGAERGLRWLGTWKHCSLPARHPALQPPRRPKSSDPFTRAHVEEWRRRNKTTLTYVAAVAVAMLGASYAAVPLYRLYCQTTGLGGSAVAGHASDQIENMVPVKDRILKISFNADVHASLQWNFRPQQTEIYVVPGETALAFYRAKNPTDKPVIGISTYNVVPFEAGQYFNKIQCFCFEEQRLNPQEEVDMPVFFYIDPEFAEDPRMINVDLITLSYTFFEAKEGHTLPVPGYN, encoded by the exons ATGTTAGTTCAGGGGGTTATGGGAGGGCTCTGGCATCCGGGATGGAGGGGCGTCGCTTTCTGTGGCTGGCGTTGGATCCACCCTGGGTCTCCAGCCAGGGCTGCAGAGAGGGTAGAGCCGTTTCTTAGGCCAGCGTGGAGTGGGACAGGAGGTGCCGAGAGAGGACTGAGGTGGCTTGGGACATGGAAGCACTGCAGCCTTCCAGCCCGGCATCCAGCACTGCAGCCGCCGCGGCGGCCCAAGAGCTCCGACCCTTTCACGCGCGCGCATGTGGAGGAATGGCGGCGGCGGAACAAAACGACCCTCACTTACGTGGCCGCTGTCGCCGTGGCCATGCTGGGGGCGTCCTACGCTGCCGTACCCCTTTATCGGCTCTATTGTCAG ACTACTGGACTTGGAGGATCAGCAGTTGCAGGTCATGCCTCAGACCAGATTGAAAACATGGTGCCTGTTAAGGATCGAATCCTTAAAATTAGCTTTAATGCAGATGTGCATGCAAGTCTCCAGTGGAACTTTAGACCTCAGCAAACAGAAATATAT GTGGTGCCAGGAGAGACTGCACTGGCGTTTTACAGAGCTAAGAATCCTACTGACAAACCAGTAATTGGAATTTCTACATACAATGTTGTTCCATTTGAAGCTGGACAGTATTTCAATAAAATACAG TGCTTCTGTTTTGAAGAACAAAGGCTTAATCCCCAAGAGGAAGTAGACATGCCAGTGTTTTTCTACATTGATCCTGAATTTGCTGAAGATCCAAGAATGATTAATGTTGATCTTATCACTCTTTCTTACACTTTTTTTGAAGCAAAGGAAGGGCACACGTTGCCAGTTCCAGGATATAATTGA
- the LOC101024760 gene encoding cytochrome c oxidase assembly protein COX11, mitochondrial isoform X3, giving the protein MLVQGVMGGLWHPGWRGVAFCGWRWIHPGSPARAAERVEPFLRPAWSGTGGAERGLRWLGTWKHCSLPARHPALQPPRRPKSSDPFTRAHVEEWRRRNKTTLTYVAAVAVAMLGASYAAVPLYRLYCQTTGLGGSAVAGHASDQIENMVPVKDRILKISFNADVHASLQWNFRPQQTEIYVVPGETALAFYRAKNPTDKPVIGISTYNVVPFEAGQYFNKIQVWETERHRHCFNKGNPQHKDKDACLQELIPIWYDAVTEELLLV; this is encoded by the exons ATGTTAGTTCAGGGGGTTATGGGAGGGCTCTGGCATCCGGGATGGAGGGGCGTCGCTTTCTGTGGCTGGCGTTGGATCCACCCTGGGTCTCCAGCCAGGGCTGCAGAGAGGGTAGAGCCGTTTCTTAGGCCAGCGTGGAGTGGGACAGGAGGTGCCGAGAGAGGACTGAGGTGGCTTGGGACATGGAAGCACTGCAGCCTTCCAGCCCGGCATCCAGCACTGCAGCCGCCGCGGCGGCCCAAGAGCTCCGACCCTTTCACGCGCGCGCATGTGGAGGAATGGCGGCGGCGGAACAAAACGACCCTCACTTACGTGGCCGCTGTCGCCGTGGCCATGCTGGGGGCGTCCTACGCTGCCGTACCCCTTTATCGGCTCTATTGTCAG ACTACTGGACTTGGAGGATCAGCAGTTGCAGGTCATGCCTCAGACCAGATTGAAAACATGGTGCCTGTTAAGGATCGAATCCTTAAAATTAGCTTTAATGCAGATGTGCATGCAAGTCTCCAGTGGAACTTTAGACCTCAGCAAACAGAAATATAT GTGGTGCCAGGAGAGACTGCACTGGCGTTTTACAGAGCTAAGAATCCTACTGACAAACCAGTAATTGGAATTTCTACATACAATGTTGTTCCATTTGAAGCTGGACAGTATTTCAATAAAATACAG GTCTGGGAGACTGAGAGACATCGCCATTGTTTTAACAAGGGGAATCCCCAACATAAAGACAAGGATGCTTGTCTTCAGGAGTTGATCCCTATCTGGTATGACG CAGTCACAGAAGAACTGCTATTGGTTTGA